TCAGAAAGCTTTTTCTCCtgaaaaaaaggtaagattcctCAATATCTAGCATCCCAAAGATAAGGACCAAAAGTTGCCAAGAGCTCAAACCTTCTCAAGTTTTTCATAAGCTTTTAAGGCATCTCTTCTTATATTCCTTATAGCTACCTGCAAATGTTTTATAAGAACAAGGTAGTAATAGTCCAATGGACATGATTTATAGGCAATAtaagcactccactactccatCCCTAACCAACAGAAGGATTCAAAGTAAAAGGGCAAGCTATTTGAGTTATGAATCAAATATCAGAAgccaaaagatttttttccatttagAATAgcagtgctttttttttttttttttttttttttttttttttaataactaaACTCAACGGTTATTGGGTCTGCCCCTCTACcattctccacttaaatactagGCTTTCGATTACGGCAGGGTTCAAACTCGTGATGTGCGCTTAACCCACACATCAAGCATTGGGCTCTTACCATTACATAAACGGTACTGAGGTGAATAACAGCAGTATAATATGAACATTCATAAAACTGAAACAATAGTTAAGTTGTTTAGGAAAATCATGGACAGAAAGAAGTTTTATTTCAACAGTAGTTGTGTCACAAATTGGGAGAGAGAGTACGGAAAGTAGCTCAACTCAACATCATATACAGACTGTAATGATAATTCAGTCAATCATGTCAGAAATTGAGCACTTTATACAAAGCAAACTAGACATGAAAAAGATCCATCTAtccaataaaaagaaaaggaaacttAATAACAAACTATTAAAATTGTGTTGCTCACAATCCCAGTTCTAAATGTGTCCTTTAGTATCTATTTGTTGGACGATTGAACTATACCGCTGTTTATAACACCAAGTTTTACTGCTTAATACAATAAGGACCATGGAGAAGGTACCTCTACAAGCACCGAGTAAAGGTATAACTATACCACAGTCATGACCAATTGTAAATCTGAAACCTCAGGTGCTCCAAGACAACTAGGAGCTATTTCTAATAGTAGAGCCCACTTCATAAAGAATAAAggttcttttcttttggaaagCAGAAATAACATAGAAAAGGAGTTAGAACAAACTTTTAGAAcagataaaacttacctttcctTCCTCTGCCTGTTTAGAAACAATTTTGGATAGCTCCTggataaaacaaagaaaacaagagaaataaaagtGAAAACTCAAACATTCTCAGTGTCACAAATTGAATACTGAATTATTCACATATTTACCAACTCATAAACTTTGGGAAAAATCTCACTATTAAGTAAACTTAAGTTGGAATTAGATCAAAAGCTGCAAGTCCATTTTTCATAAAACCATGCTATTGCAAGCCATAAATTTTGAAATACTTCAAGTCATAATAAAAAAGGATTAATGTTCTTAATCAAATAACAGAATGGCTGCCCGTCAATTTGGAGGCAAAGGGTACTGTACCCGGAGTGTGCTTGTCACTATCTATTGTtttttgtacttcgattatcatATTAATTTGTGGTAGTTATGGCTCCTTTTTCGGACAgttttatcataattttttagtattttgctGTTGCTTTTACCACTGCTTTGAGTTGTTTATCCTTGTGCAAGCGTctaccggaaacagcctctctacctcccaagggagtggtaaggtttgcgtacactctaccctccccagaccccactttgtgggattctACTGGGTATGTAAAGTAAGTAGTTGGGATAAAAAACAATTCGAGTTTGTCAGTCCACTGATTAAAACAAGGTCACTCCAAACAAGTTATTAATCCTAGATGTCTAGTCATTTCGGATGAACTGCATAGTGTACCCAGTGCCCCTAATTTCCTCTGAACAATATAGAAAAGTCACTAAGACCGGATGATGTCAGATATACCACGAAAACTTCACATAGGTAGACCAATAACTCAACTTAAAATGTGAAATATGTAAGCAGTGAAAGCTTGATCCCAGTATCAATTCAAACATGAAAGTAAATTGTCCTTTCAAATTAAAATGGCTTAAGTATGCCAAAGCTAACGAACTGTTGCAGTGATATCTGAACTTAAGACCATTGATTACTATAAAAACACATGAAAAACAATAAAAGAGGtgtgaattattatttttctatttccaTCCAACAGTTTAGGAATTGACCCTCTTTGACATGGGTGTCTATTGACAAGAAGTACTCAGCATTGAGCTTGTTTCATTTCACCAAAAAGGAGTGAGCGTTCAAGCCAGGTTTACCCTATAAGCTCTCATAGAGAAACATGAGAAATATTTGTGAATTTGTTGAACAGATTTTCCATGCATCAGGCAATCAATATACTAACGTAACTAGAGgctcataatgtcatataaccCCATAAAATATCTAAATTCTAGTATGAAGAAGGTATTTCAGAAGAGTACATTGGTATAAAAGCTAGAAATCGCATAACAGGAAAGCTACCCTAAGGCAAAAGCTGCTTATATATCAAATCTCGTGTTCCTATTTTAAGGGGGTGATCTAGGGCAGAAAGGAAAGGAGTGAAAGAGATAGGTATTTAGCTTAAAATTCTTCACAGCCTACATAgtacccccaccccccacaaCCTGAAGTGttcatgatatcataatacATCTATTTCTTAAAAGAGGAAACAACAAACTTACTGAATATTAATGACAAAGATACAAAATATTAACATAAAGCAGATGTAACGAATTTGACTGAGCACTGGAACACTTAATACCTTCCTCCTGTCTGATGTCAACTGGGGTACAGCCAATCTTATTACTTCTCCATCATTATTTGGTGTCATACCAACATCAGAGCTGACAATAGCCTTCTCTATAGCCTTTAAACTGAAAGTTAAGTCAAAAACTAATGCTTAGTGCATTGCAAACATATCCAAGGTTGCAACAAAATGGTTATAAGAAATCCCTCACGAGGATATTTCATTAGCCTAAGGcctaaaaatgaaaaacaaatcCTATGACTTGTCATCATGCAAATTAAATAAGAAAAGCAGTACAAGGGTGAACAAGTCTGATGAAGTAGACGTCCTATTGTTTTGATGCATCTAAATATCAGAACTTACTCTTTTTTCCACCCTACTTCAAATGCATGTAAGAATTTACAAGTAGTATTGATATCAAAAAAGCATGAGATAATGGTCAGACATCCACAGTATTAGCCCaacttgattttcttttctttttctttctttttcaaatgtTTCAGAAGTTCAACCTGGATTTGTCATAGGGCTGCACCAAGAGAGAACTTGCATCAGGAGTGCTAACTTGCGCTATGCTTTTCAAGCTGACTGGAGTGCCATAATAATCCACCTTGTATGAGCaatacaaaatgaaaaaagaatatCTGTACTTAGATATCTTGATTATAATAATGAAACAAAGCCATTATGTTTTACCAGTGCAATTTAATTAGCCAAGAAGCAAAGAAGTCACTGTCCAGTGTCCACCACATCTCCACATCCAGGTAGCTACTATGAATAAAGTATGAGAAATACTAAGGAAATGCTAGGGGCTTGCAGCGCAAGTAACGAGAAAGACGCATAAGCCTCTAGGCGAAAACACATATATCACTtccttataaaaaaataaaaaataaaaaaaagaagtgataGTGCACCAGAGAAGCAGGGACATGGTACAATTgataagaggaaaaaaaaaaagggacctCTACTTCAGACAGACCTGAAGAGAATTGGAGAGGAAAACATGTCAGTTAGCAAATTTGCAGAATGCGACTAGATGTACAACATCAACATGGCACCTATGAATAACAGGACTCTCAACTCCTTTTTAAGTTACAAATTTGTCAGTAGGATTTTAACGGTTTTGCAAGCCCGCCCAGTATGTTCTACTGTAATATCAAAAACTTGTCATGTTAACCATAAGTAAAGAAGCACAATGTCATATGAAGTGGGGCGAGATTCTACAGAACGTCGTCTTACCTCAATTTTATCTAGCATTGCTGGGCTAGCTCTTCCCGTCCTTATAGAGTTGAAATTTGACCTAACATTTTCAACTGTCTTTTCCATCCTTTCTTTCTGAAGTAAAATAAAAGGGTTATAAAACAGAGAGGTGACATAGCTTTTGATAATAACTAAAATCACTATACTCACCACATCTTTCTCAATCGAAGATTTTTCAGCTTCTATTTCTTCAATGGTTGCACACCTCACAACTCCTCTTCTGAAAAAATCAACTCAAgttacaatattaaaaaaaaaaaaaaaaaaaaaaagccaagtTATGCATATGGAGATCAACAAAGAAATTCAATGCAAGCACCACCAAGacaaacaacaactactacTGCTACACCTTAATACCAAACTATTTCGGGTCAAGAGGCGGGTTTAGGATTTTAAGCTCATGGGTACACCACTGATTTTAACGTAAAATTGATGCTgatcataaaaaaattatagtgtttTATGACTTCTATTTTGCATATTATCCTAAGAGATATACTTTTGGTTAATCTAAAGAGtattttatttcatcaaaatatcatcagttatgatttttacaaaataaaaccatgaggtctcaggttcaaattccAACCGTGACAAAAACACTCGGgaatttcttttcatttgtccaagccttggtggacagagttacttGATACTTGTTGCTTGCTAGTAATTTCAATATCCATTCCAGCAGCGGCGGAGCCACAGCCCAGTAAGGGTGTTCAACCGAACACCCTTGCTAATATGTCAATTATTACGTATTACAGATATATATTACACATTGACAAAAAATCTAGCTCCGCCACTGCATTCTAGACGTTTCATTCCAATACTAAATAATACAAATTAGTGGGAACTTTACATTTTTACTGACATACAAAAACAATGAGCAACAGCACGAGAGTATAAATTTGGCTTGCCTTTTCCCCCAAGATAGTTTAACAAGAGGTTGCAATCTCCTTGCTCCGACACGTAAGCTCACATAATTCGCAGACGCCGCCCAACATACCACATTACCACAAGTACGAAAATTGCCTGCAAGGTGTTTGTTGAAATGCCACGGAGACAGGAGATAGCCAAATagagagaagaaagagagaTACCTTGAAAGCAAAAGATAGGAATAGGTTTGCGGGTGAGCTGCGAACGTACTACTGGAGTTGAAGGCGATAAAGCTATCGTCATTGTTGAAGGAACAGTGAATTGCCAAGAGAAAAgctatttcttctttttgagaCTTCAGCCTGAACTTTTGGATAAGAAGtttctattttaaaatttgttattctttttttttttttctttctttcttttgccttagaaaaaatcaaaaggaaaaaaaatcttgaacCAAATCTCCCTCCATATTTAAACAATTGTGCTTATCCGTcccttttattaaaaatctttTGCCAAAAAATATCAAACACAACTAGGGTTGTGTATATCCGAGAATTCGAACCGATCCACGCTATTCGGATGGTCCGACATCAGattatggattatgtttttttaaaaaaattgaatatatgGATCATATACAGGCTGGTATAgagatagattttttttttttttaaaataatcttGCGTCCGAACCAAATTTTCTCGCACTCGAATAATTTCACTTTATATCTGTCACCTCCcaccaagaataaaaaaaaCTCGTCCACCAAGACTATGACAgatggaaagaaatcacctagtatttTGTCTCTGATGGGAATTGAACTTGAGATCTCGCCAGtactcaacccacttcattgaccactaggccacacccttggatTACAATTTTAAAACAATCTGATCGAAAATCAGAAATATATGGATACATATAAAAggttaaactttcattttaggTTATTAGACATTTGTTTGGGATTCAGTTTACTTTGTTGatgattattatttattttgttaatgAGTTTGTTTAATGAACTTTACTGGCTTTTGAAGATTATGAATTAGGTGTTGTGATGTTGGCGTGTTGCCGCAGTGCTATAAGCATCTTAATAAGGCGTACAATTCGGTCCAAAAATCCGAAATGTTAACCCGAACCAAACATCAAAAATCCGATATGCGGAATTGATGTTTAAACCTTGGGGAAGTTACACCAGCGACAAGCTCTAGCTTATTGTATGTCACAATActtgttaaattttttgaaaaaggtctcATCAGCGTAGTGGTTAATTATCGATCATGCAAGGAGCGAAGAAAGATGCCAAGCTGCCAACTAGAAGAACGGTAAATATAGCCCTTCACAGCGTCCCCATCTCGTGAAAAGGGTTGGTCAAAGATAGCTAGGCGCTATATAGAGCTTGATGGATTTTGGCCGCGTGATGATATCGTCGTAGCTCGCTTCTTTAGTAAACTCAAAGAATATAAATTGCaaattaagtaggcgtttggccataaaaaccaaatattttcactttatttgaaattttggagttggagttgaagttgaaaatggagttgtgtttagttatagtttttgcaaagaatatttggttgtttgaatgtatagaaagtgaaaaaagggaaaataaagttttaattgtttttcaaatttcaaatacaacttgaagttgtatttggaattttcatggtcaAACGCTGATTTCctaataaagtgaaataattttcagaaaaaagtgaaaaattctcatggccaaacgggtcccaAGATTCTTTCAGTGTTTCTTTAACTTCTAAGTCGGCACAAGCTATTGGAAGGATTTATAGGacctgtttggccatgagaatc
This portion of the Lycium ferocissimum isolate CSIRO_LF1 chromosome 1, AGI_CSIRO_Lferr_CH_V1, whole genome shotgun sequence genome encodes:
- the LOC132052080 gene encoding ribosome-recycling factor, chloroplastic, which translates into the protein MTIALSPSTPVVRSQLTRKPIPIFCFQGNFRTCGNVVCWAASANYVSLRVGARRLQPLVKLSWGKRRGVVRCATIEEIEAEKSSIEKDVKERMEKTVENVRSNFNSIRTGRASPAMLDKIEVDYYGTPVSLKSIAQVSTPDASSLLVQPYDKSSLKAIEKAIVSSDVGMTPNNDGEVIRLAVPQLTSDRRKELSKIVSKQAEEGKVAIRNIRRDALKAYEKLEKEKKLSEDNVKDLSGDLQKVTDEYMKKIDTVFKQKEKELLTV